From the genome of Gracilibacillus salitolerans, one region includes:
- the ytvI gene encoding sporulation integral membrane protein YtvI, translating into MKNLNKKHIKLFFIILLLLLIAIIILPVSIPLILAFITASILNPIVRWFIRKLKINRKLAVTIVFILFIIVISTIGSYAVTKIIGQVINFAENVPSYIIHLNNQLLEWESDLDHFTEDLPSELVEEVKAQIQSTTTALSNNIREMLRIEEIAKVASKVPDYLVSFIVYLIALFMLMLELPRLKAKAYSHLKDSTADKVKFMNDRLSYVILGFFKAQFLVSIIIFIVTLIGLYIIVPEYALIMSLIIWIIDFIPIIGSIAILGPWSLYMLITGDLFIGGQLAILAIILLAIRRIVEPKVMGKHIGLSPLATLIAMYIGLKLLGILGFIVGPLLVIAFNSAKEAGIIKMNFKI; encoded by the coding sequence ATGAAAAACCTCAATAAAAAACATATCAAATTATTTTTTATTATACTATTGTTACTTTTAATAGCTATTATTATTTTGCCAGTCTCTATTCCTCTTATATTAGCATTCATCACAGCGTCAATATTGAATCCAATTGTAAGATGGTTTATTAGAAAATTAAAAATAAATCGTAAGCTAGCGGTTACAATTGTATTTATATTATTCATCATAGTCATTAGTACTATTGGATCATATGCGGTAACTAAGATAATTGGTCAAGTCATTAATTTCGCTGAAAATGTACCATCATACATTATTCATTTAAATAATCAACTGCTTGAGTGGGAATCAGATTTGGATCATTTTACAGAAGATTTGCCTTCAGAACTTGTAGAGGAAGTCAAAGCACAAATACAATCTACTACAACAGCTTTAAGTAATAATATTAGAGAAATGTTACGGATTGAGGAGATTGCTAAAGTAGCTAGTAAAGTACCAGACTATCTGGTCAGTTTTATTGTATATCTAATAGCATTATTTATGCTTATGCTGGAACTACCTCGCTTAAAAGCAAAGGCTTATAGCCATTTAAAGGATAGCACAGCAGATAAAGTGAAATTTATGAACGATCGTTTATCCTATGTTATTTTGGGCTTTTTCAAAGCGCAGTTTTTAGTTAGTATCATTATTTTTATCGTGACGCTTATTGGCCTATACATTATTGTTCCTGAGTATGCGTTAATTATGTCTTTAATCATTTGGATTATTGATTTTATACCTATCATAGGCTCGATAGCTATATTAGGTCCATGGTCTCTTTATATGTTAATAACAGGAGACTTATTTATTGGTGGGCAATTAGCGATTTTAGCCATTATTCTTCTTGCCATAAGGAGGATAGTGGAGCCAAAGGTAATGGGCAAACACATAGGCTTATCGCCACTTGCTACACTTATTGCTATGTACATCGGGCTAAAGTTATTAGGTATCCTAGGCTTTATTGTTGGACCATTACTTGTAATAGCCTTTAATTCTGCAAAAGAAGCAGGTATTATTAAAATGAATTTTAAAATATAG
- the ylbD gene encoding spore coat protein YlbD has product MKNASNPSVQQFKAFIHEHPLLIKEIKQGKMSLQEAYEQYVLLGEEDPSWNKYKPNQDKNDSKDTSTNQLYQKLWKHIEKLDVNQVETHISDLNGAIDNVLTLIDQFKHFRNNQMGESQSGNFFYKPKD; this is encoded by the coding sequence ATGAAGAATGCATCTAATCCTTCTGTACAACAATTTAAAGCATTTATTCATGAACATCCCCTTTTAATAAAGGAAATTAAACAAGGGAAAATGAGTTTACAAGAGGCTTATGAACAATATGTTCTATTAGGAGAAGAGGACCCTTCTTGGAATAAATATAAGCCTAATCAAGACAAGAATGACTCCAAAGATACCTCCACAAATCAACTATATCAAAAGTTATGGAAACATATAGAGAAATTAGATGTGAATCAAGTGGAAACCCATATTAGTGATTTAAATGGAGCTATTGACAATGTTCTGACGTTGATTGATCAGTTTAAACACTTTCGCAACAATCAAATGGGCGAATCACAATCTGGTAATTTCTTTTATAAACCAAAGGATTAG
- the ctaD gene encoding cytochrome c oxidase subunit I: MVATNKKGFGAALWDYLTTVDHKKIAIMYLIAGGFFFIIGGLEALAIRWQLVKPMNDFVSAGFYNELITMHGTTMIFLAAMPLIFAFMNAVVPLQIGARDVAFPFLNSLGFWLFLFGGIMLNVGWFTGGAADAGWTAYAPLSTTSLGEGVDYYVLGLQISGAGTLMGGINFLVTIVNMRAPGMTYMRMPLFTWTAFVASALILFAFPALTVGLFLMMFDRLFGSGFFDPAMGGNAVIWQHLFWIFGHPEVYILALPAFGIFSEIISTFAKKRLFGYTAMVFATVLIGFLGFMVWAHHMFTVGMGPAANSIFAVATMAIAVPTGIKIFNWLFTLWGGSIQINTPMLWALGFIPTFTLGGMTGVMVAAASADFQYHDTYFVVAHFHYVIVGGVVFALFAATHYWWPKMFGTVLDDKLGKITFWLFFTGFHLTFFIQHFLGLMGMPRRYWVYLEGQNLDLGNLISTIGAFLMGVGTIVLLINIIKTSVKNEKVSGDPWDARTLEWAIPSPPPFYNFKQLPLVRGLDPLWIEKTEGRKGMTPAEPLNDIHMPNNSFLPFVISLGLFIAGFGFIYQKHDLSWLIVLFIGMGITLGAMLVRSVKDDIGYHIHKEDLKKEAEE, translated from the coding sequence ATGGTAGCTACGAACAAAAAAGGCTTCGGTGCCGCTTTATGGGATTACTTAACAACAGTAGACCATAAGAAGATTGCTATTATGTACCTAATAGCCGGTGGTTTCTTCTTTATCATTGGTGGTTTAGAAGCATTAGCTATTAGATGGCAATTGGTAAAACCGATGAACGACTTTGTAAGTGCAGGCTTTTATAACGAGTTAATCACGATGCACGGTACAACGATGATATTTCTGGCAGCAATGCCGTTAATCTTTGCGTTTATGAATGCGGTAGTGCCTCTGCAAATTGGGGCACGTGACGTTGCATTCCCGTTTTTAAACTCACTAGGATTCTGGTTGTTTTTATTCGGTGGAATTATGTTAAATGTAGGTTGGTTTACAGGGGGAGCAGCAGATGCTGGTTGGACAGCATATGCCCCACTTTCTACTACTTCACTTGGTGAAGGGGTGGACTATTATGTACTAGGTCTCCAGATTTCAGGGGCAGGTACATTAATGGGTGGTATTAACTTCTTGGTAACCATTGTAAATATGAGAGCACCAGGTATGACATATATGAGAATGCCATTATTTACTTGGACTGCTTTTGTTGCAAGTGCACTTATTCTATTTGCATTTCCAGCATTAACAGTAGGCTTATTCTTAATGATGTTTGACCGGTTATTCGGTTCAGGATTCTTTGATCCTGCCATGGGTGGTAACGCCGTCATATGGCAACACTTATTCTGGATTTTTGGACACCCGGAAGTTTATATTTTAGCTTTACCTGCTTTTGGTATTTTTAGTGAAATTATTTCAACGTTTGCTAAGAAGCGTTTATTCGGTTATACAGCAATGGTATTTGCAACTGTATTAATTGGTTTCTTAGGATTCATGGTATGGGCTCACCATATGTTCACTGTAGGGATGGGACCAGCAGCAAACTCTATTTTCGCTGTTGCCACAATGGCGATTGCGGTTCCGACAGGTATTAAGATCTTTAACTGGTTGTTTACCCTTTGGGGAGGTAGTATCCAGATAAATACCCCAATGTTGTGGGCATTAGGTTTTATTCCTACATTTACTCTGGGTGGTATGACAGGGGTAATGGTTGCAGCAGCATCTGCAGACTTCCAATACCATGATACGTATTTCGTTGTAGCACACTTCCATTATGTAATCGTTGGCGGGGTTGTATTTGCGTTATTTGCCGCTACACATTACTGGTGGCCAAAAATGTTTGGTACTGTCTTAGATGATAAATTAGGTAAAATTACTTTTTGGTTATTCTTTACCGGTTTCCACTTAACTTTCTTTATCCAACACTTCCTAGGATTAATGGGTATGCCTAGACGATATTGGGTATATTTAGAAGGACAAAATTTGGATTTAGGAAACTTAATTAGTACAATTGGTGCTTTCTTAATGGGCGTTGGTACCATCGTCTTATTAATTAATATTATTAAAACTTCTGTAAAAAATGAAAAAGTGAGTGGGGATCCATGGGACGCGCGTACATTAGAATGGGCGATACCATCACCACCACCATTCTATAACTTTAAGCAGTTACCATTAGTACGTGGTTTAGACCCATTATGGATTGAAAAAACAGAAGGAAGAAAGGGTATGACACCAGCAGAACCGCTTAATGATATTCACATGCCTAATAATTCTTTCTTGCCGTTTGTAATATCATTAGGTTTATTTATTGCAGGCTTTGGTTTCATTTATCAAAAACATGATTTATCATGGCTAATCGTATTATTTATTGGTATGGGTATCACACTAGGAGCTATGTTAGTCAGATCTGTTAAAGATGACATAGGCTACCATATTCATAAAGAAGACTTGAAGAAGGAGGCAGAGGAATAA
- a CDS encoding YlbE-like family protein produces MEPETYRFIQQREDLWYFIRSNPEWYRYLTRNPSIIDELEIEAKQFYGKTLPQRMEKAQQNIQMIRLLMQMAGSWND; encoded by the coding sequence ATGGAGCCTGAGACCTACCGTTTTATTCAGCAACGAGAAGATTTGTGGTATTTTATTCGTTCGAATCCAGAGTGGTATCGGTATTTAACAAGAAATCCAAGTATAATTGATGAATTGGAAATAGAAGCAAAGCAATTTTATGGAAAAACATTACCTCAACGTATGGAAAAAGCGCAACAAAATATACAAATGATAAGATTATTAATGCAAATGGCAGGCTCTTGGAATGATTAG
- a CDS encoding cytochrome (ubi)quinol oxidase subunit III — MSEHDVLNPKHMPHDPEKATLEGKNKFMGFWFFLGGEAVLFASLFGTYLALNDSTNGGKSSEELFGLELVFIMTMLLLTSSLTSVYAMYHMKNHDFKKMQLWLGITVALGLGFLAFEIYEFYHYIHEYEFTMRSSAFGSAFYTLVGFHGGHVVFGLLWIISLMIRNASRGLNLYNAPKFYIASLYWHFIDVVWVFIFTVVYLMGVL, encoded by the coding sequence ATGAGTGAACATGATGTATTAAATCCAAAACATATGCCTCATGACCCTGAAAAAGCCACCTTAGAAGGTAAAAATAAATTTATGGGTTTTTGGTTTTTTCTAGGTGGAGAAGCAGTGCTATTTGCTAGTTTATTTGGTACTTACTTAGCATTGAATGATTCCACAAATGGAGGAAAATCTTCCGAAGAATTATTTGGTCTTGAACTTGTTTTCATTATGACAATGTTACTATTAACTAGTTCCTTAACTAGTGTGTATGCAATGTATCATATGAAAAATCATGACTTTAAGAAAATGCAGTTATGGTTAGGAATTACAGTTGCACTAGGGTTAGGATTCCTAGCTTTTGAAATTTATGAATTTTATCATTATATTCATGAATATGAATTTACAATGCGATCTTCTGCGTTTGGTTCGGCATTCTATACGCTTGTTGGATTTCACGGAGGTCACGTTGTTTTCGGTCTGTTATGGATAATATCGTTAATGATCAGAAACGCTAGTAGAGGATTAAATTTATACAATGCACCTAAATTCTATATAGCGAGTCTGTACTGGCACTTTATTGATGTTGTATGGGTATTTATCTTCACAGTAGTTTATCTCATGGGGGTGCTTTAA
- the ctaG gene encoding cytochrome c oxidase assembly factor CtaG: MWQDLQIFGFRALWSPYYVLFILSLAVLYYLFFINRKDNKKADIKQIYFFYSGLILLYIIKGSPVDLLSHIMFTAHMIQMALYYLLFPILIIKGIPLWVWKKVFQITLIGPILQLLTKPLIALLLFNGLFSIYHIPLVFDFAKANELAHALITLTILFAAFIVWWPIFTPIKEMNTMSPLLKIGYIAANGILITPACALIIFATTSIYTTYSATGGWVQALALCVPSDVLSGLSLSGPEMFSPLGMLEDQQLGGIIMKITQEIIYGAILARIFFPWFRSGADKIDPLPSNQHTEQI; encoded by the coding sequence ATGTGGCAAGACTTACAAATTTTTGGTTTTCGGGCATTATGGAGCCCATACTATGTTTTATTTATACTTAGCTTAGCCGTTCTTTATTATTTATTTTTCATAAATCGAAAAGATAATAAAAAAGCAGATATTAAACAAATTTACTTTTTCTACAGTGGGTTAATTTTACTTTATATTATTAAAGGATCTCCAGTAGATCTGTTATCTCACATCATGTTTACGGCCCATATGATACAGATGGCATTATATTATTTACTGTTTCCGATTCTGATCATTAAAGGCATACCGCTTTGGGTGTGGAAGAAAGTATTCCAGATTACTTTAATTGGCCCAATATTACAACTGTTAACGAAGCCTCTAATCGCTTTGTTGTTGTTTAATGGATTGTTTTCTATCTATCATATTCCATTAGTTTTCGATTTTGCTAAAGCAAATGAACTTGCGCATGCACTGATAACATTAACCATATTATTCGCTGCATTTATCGTCTGGTGGCCGATCTTTACACCAATAAAAGAAATGAATACAATGTCGCCTTTACTTAAGATTGGATATATAGCAGCAAATGGAATTTTAATAACTCCAGCTTGTGCGCTTATTATCTTTGCCACTACTAGTATTTATACAACTTATAGTGCCACTGGTGGTTGGGTACAAGCATTGGCATTGTGTGTCCCAAGTGATGTATTAAGCGGTTTGTCATTAAGTGGACCAGAAATGTTCTCACCATTAGGGATGCTGGAAGACCAGCAGCTTGGTGGAATTATAATGAAAATCACACAAGAAATTATCTATGGTGCGATTTTAGCTCGTATTTTCTTCCCGTGGTTTAGAAGTGGCGCAGATAAAATCGATCCGTTACCGTCTAACCAACATACAGAACAAATATAA
- a CDS encoding DUF420 domain-containing protein, with the protein MELLPTLSTFFIILSAILVAIGWRLVVKKQYKAHKKVMIAGAFSALAFFIIYMSRTIFVGNTSFGGPEELEIYYTVFLIFHIILATSGAIFGVVTLTLAFKRNIKKHQKIGPVTSIIWFCSAITGVMVYLLLYVFYDGGETTSLIKAILGT; encoded by the coding sequence ATGGAATTATTACCGACACTAAGTACATTTTTTATTATACTAAGTGCGATACTTGTTGCTATTGGATGGCGATTAGTAGTTAAAAAGCAATACAAAGCTCATAAAAAAGTAATGATAGCAGGAGCATTTAGTGCATTAGCATTTTTTATCATTTATATGTCTAGAACGATTTTTGTAGGAAATACAAGCTTTGGTGGGCCAGAGGAGTTAGAGATTTATTACACAGTATTTTTAATTTTTCATATAATATTGGCAACTTCTGGAGCAATATTTGGTGTTGTAACCTTGACATTAGCCTTCAAACGAAATATTAAAAAGCACCAAAAAATTGGTCCTGTGACAAGCATTATCTGGTTTTGTAGTGCTATTACAGGGGTAATGGTATACCTATTATTATATGTATTCTATGATGGTGGAGAAACAACAAGTTTAATTAAAGCAATATTAGGAACATAA
- the coxB gene encoding cytochrome c oxidase subunit II has protein sequence MKDWMGKIRTLSLFSFLVIILSACGKDNLTALVPKGYGAEQSFNVIIISILVMIVVFVVVMAIYVYVILKFRQRKGQEDQIPKQTEGNKTLEVVWTVIPILLLIIIAVPTIASTYDLADESQKEDSINVNVTGLQFWWNFEYANEEIQTSQELYIPVNERIYLNMMSSDVIHSFWVPSISGKMDVSPENENTMYIEAYEEGVYWGKCTEFCGDSHSLMDFKIVVVSQEEYDQWIDGMQNTDPEYTAETATAQEGQELFENSCISCHAIDASANHPVVGPNLADFSNRTKVSGISDFSKEEIVRWIVDPAEVKPGNGMLDAPYLQENSIGQEEAEKIADFLMELKATDEPVDSVQQFRENEANDN, from the coding sequence ATGAAAGATTGGATGGGAAAAATCCGAACTCTGTCATTATTTTCTTTTTTGGTAATCATACTTTCAGCGTGCGGTAAAGACAACTTAACTGCATTAGTGCCAAAAGGATATGGAGCAGAGCAATCATTTAATGTCATTATCATTTCAATTCTTGTAATGATCGTGGTCTTTGTTGTCGTAATGGCGATTTATGTGTATGTCATTTTAAAATTTCGTCAGAGAAAAGGACAAGAAGACCAAATCCCTAAACAAACAGAGGGGAATAAAACGTTAGAAGTGGTTTGGACAGTTATTCCAATTTTATTATTAATTATCATTGCTGTTCCGACTATTGCTAGTACATATGATTTAGCTGATGAATCACAGAAAGAAGACAGTATTAATGTTAATGTAACAGGCTTACAGTTCTGGTGGAATTTCGAATATGCAAATGAAGAAATACAAACAAGCCAGGAACTTTATATTCCTGTAAATGAAAGAATCTATTTAAACATGATGTCCAGTGATGTAATTCACTCATTCTGGGTGCCATCCATTTCAGGTAAGATGGATGTGAGCCCTGAAAATGAAAATACAATGTACATAGAAGCGTATGAAGAAGGCGTTTATTGGGGTAAATGTACAGAATTTTGTGGAGATTCTCACTCATTAATGGACTTTAAAATTGTAGTAGTCAGTCAAGAAGAATATGATCAGTGGATAGATGGTATGCAAAACACTGACCCGGAATATACCGCAGAAACTGCTACTGCTCAAGAAGGGCAAGAATTATTTGAAAATAGCTGTATAAGCTGTCACGCGATAGACGCGAGTGCGAACCATCCTGTAGTTGGCCCCAATTTAGCAGACTTCAGTAACCGCACAAAAGTTTCCGGGATAAGCGACTTCAGTAAAGAAGAAATAGTGAGATGGATTGTTGATCCTGCTGAAGTAAAACCAGGAAATGGAATGTTAGATGCACCATATCTTCAAGAAAATTCTATTGGGCAAGAAGAAGCGGAAAAAATCGCTGATTTCTTAATGGAATTAAAAGCTACTGATGAACCAGTTGACAGCGTTCAACAATTTAGAGAAAACGAAGCAAACGATAACTAA
- the ctaF gene encoding cytochrome c oxidase subunit IVB — MADKVSGATEQFDFEKQKRKDEMKQQVITFALMIIFTLVAFAMVIAELDRLFVIPVLLVLAAIQVGFQIYYFMHMSHKGHELPSLMFYGGVFAAFLTILALVVLVWW, encoded by the coding sequence ATGGCTGACAAAGTATCTGGAGCTACTGAACAATTTGATTTTGAGAAACAGAAAAGAAAAGATGAAATGAAGCAACAAGTTATTACGTTTGCTTTAATGATTATTTTCACACTCGTTGCATTTGCAATGGTAATAGCGGAATTGGATAGACTATTTGTTATTCCTGTATTATTGGTTTTAGCAGCTATTCAAGTTGGATTTCAAATATATTACTTTATGCATATGAGCCATAAAGGACATGAACTACCATCTTTAATGTTTTATGGTGGAGTATTTGCAGCTTTCCTAACAATTCTGGCACTTGTAGTGTTAGTTTGGTGGTAA
- the cyoE gene encoding heme o synthase, which produces MDKMGFSSNEPILSTNTNDYLYKWSELKSLMKVGIINSNTMTAFAGFWLALFYTGASLSEYWHVLLVTLVGTAFVIAGGCVINNYYDRDIDQVMKRTKERPTVTGSIDLSHVLIIGTSLSVVGVLILSLASVQTAIFGIIGWFSYVVLYTMWSKRRYTINTAIGSLSGAVPPLIGWSAVDPNLHVIAWILFLLIFIWQTPHFLAIAMKKVDDYRGANVPMLPVVYGFDITKRQMIVYVVCLLPIPFLLHELGFIFVLLGTILNIGWLALAIKGLFTIDNKKWSNQMFIYSLLYLTAIFFSMIIITLPSNLL; this is translated from the coding sequence ATGGATAAAATGGGGTTTTCTTCGAATGAACCGATTTTGTCAACAAATACAAATGATTATTTGTACAAATGGTCTGAACTTAAATCATTGATGAAAGTCGGTATTATTAATTCGAATACAATGACTGCATTTGCTGGATTTTGGTTAGCCTTATTCTATACAGGCGCCTCCTTATCTGAATATTGGCACGTATTATTAGTAACACTTGTAGGCACAGCATTTGTAATTGCTGGCGGGTGTGTCATTAATAATTATTATGACCGAGACATTGATCAAGTGATGAAAAGAACAAAAGAACGCCCTACAGTAACTGGAAGTATCGATTTATCACATGTCTTAATAATTGGTACTTCGTTATCGGTAGTAGGCGTATTAATATTGTCTTTAGCTTCCGTACAAACAGCTATATTTGGCATAATCGGGTGGTTTAGCTATGTTGTGTTATATACAATGTGGTCGAAACGGCGATATACCATCAATACTGCAATTGGAAGCTTATCAGGGGCAGTACCTCCTTTAATTGGATGGTCAGCGGTTGATCCTAATTTACATGTTATTGCCTGGATTTTATTTTTGCTTATTTTTATATGGCAAACTCCACACTTTCTTGCGATAGCTATGAAAAAGGTGGATGATTATCGAGGTGCTAATGTACCAATGTTACCAGTGGTATACGGATTTGACATTACAAAACGTCAAATGATTGTATATGTAGTATGTTTATTGCCGATTCCTTTTTTATTACACGAATTAGGATTTATTTTTGTCCTGTTAGGGACAATATTAAATATAGGATGGCTAGCCTTAGCAATTAAAGGGCTGTTTACGATTGATAATAAAAAATGGTCCAATCAAATGTTTATTTATTCATTGCTGTATTTAACGGCTATTTTCTTTTCGATGATTATTATAACTTTACCTAGTAATTTGTTATAA
- a CDS encoding COX15/CtaA family protein: MMKFLKFLSILSTLAMVFVLVGGALVTKTGSGMGCGANWPFCYGTWSMEMFIELSHRIVSSAAGILVLLLSIISWRKIGHIRETKFLAFISIFFLVAQGLIGAAAVLWSQSDFVLAIHFGISLISFAAVLLLTLLIFEVDHKFDADSLIISSAFRRQFVWLAIYILVVVYSGALVRHVDSSLACPSWPFCDSNKPLSLDYHLGQWVQMGHRLLAGIAFIWTWVLFFKIRHHYRDSRIMYYGWGIATSLITIQVILGGLVIFTKANLMIALLHALFITLFFGLLCYYLLLSYRSIKR, from the coding sequence ATGATGAAGTTTCTAAAATTTTTATCGATATTATCAACATTAGCTATGGTTTTTGTACTTGTTGGTGGTGCATTAGTAACTAAAACAGGATCCGGAATGGGATGTGGTGCAAATTGGCCCTTCTGTTACGGTACTTGGTCAATGGAAATGTTCATTGAACTTAGTCATCGTATAGTATCTTCAGCGGCAGGAATTTTAGTATTGTTATTGTCCATTATTTCCTGGCGAAAGATTGGACATATTCGTGAAACTAAGTTTTTGGCATTTATTTCAATCTTTTTTCTTGTGGCACAAGGATTGATTGGAGCAGCGGCCGTTTTGTGGTCGCAATCTGACTTTGTATTAGCGATACACTTCGGCATTTCCTTAATTTCCTTTGCGGCAGTATTGCTATTAACATTATTAATATTCGAAGTGGATCACAAATTTGATGCGGATTCCTTAATCATTTCTTCAGCATTTCGTAGACAATTTGTCTGGTTGGCTATATACATATTGGTAGTAGTCTATTCTGGAGCACTTGTCAGGCATGTTGACTCTAGCCTAGCATGTCCTAGTTGGCCTTTTTGTGATAGTAATAAACCACTGAGTTTAGATTATCATTTAGGTCAGTGGGTACAGATGGGCCATCGACTGTTAGCAGGTATCGCATTTATTTGGACTTGGGTATTATTTTTCAAAATAAGACATCATTATCGAGATAGTCGTATCATGTATTACGGTTGGGGGATTGCGACTTCCCTTATTACCATTCAGGTGATTCTAGGTGGACTTGTTATTTTCACTAAAGCTAATCTCATGATCGCGTTATTACATGCACTATTTATTACCTTATTTTTCGGACTGTTATGCTATTACTTACTACTTTCCTACCGTAGCATAAAAAGATAG
- a CDS encoding CAP domain-containing protein has protein sequence MKIKVVSFIIIVFLIVFLSLHYFNKSEEPQMVHYHKIPTQTKSEKVHLEEDHTLIVQQNAVWKYINQDIDSFVSVYGEPDRKDPSLYGFEWWIFKQDDFYMQLAVENDMIISIYSNAATLDLRPLVIGQTLEEIKETYQLKEEIEFDHIRFKLTEDDLQQRPVLRLSEEVFAQLYIDQFTEKLAGIRVMNKEVFELLKPYEVFYWGEIEEIDQADENQWKAIEEGLEQQIFDLTNEIRAAYELNILSWDDKAADAAKAHSNDMFEENYFSHYSLNGDGLKQRLLAANAYYLSAGENIAAHYIDAPAVIHGWLNSDGHREALLKEEYTHLGVGVYQSFYTQNFIQK, from the coding sequence ATGAAAATAAAAGTGGTATCTTTTATCATAATAGTATTTTTAATAGTGTTTTTAAGCCTTCATTACTTTAATAAATCTGAGGAACCTCAAATGGTTCATTATCATAAGATTCCGACACAAACAAAAAGTGAAAAGGTACATTTAGAAGAGGACCATACGCTTATCGTTCAACAAAATGCAGTATGGAAATATATCAATCAAGATATTGATAGTTTTGTATCGGTTTACGGAGAACCAGATCGAAAAGACCCTTCATTATATGGCTTTGAATGGTGGATATTTAAGCAAGATGATTTTTATATGCAATTAGCGGTAGAAAACGACATGATTATCAGTATCTATTCCAATGCTGCAACATTAGACCTTCGTCCGCTAGTAATTGGGCAAACATTGGAGGAAATTAAAGAAACATATCAATTAAAAGAGGAGATAGAGTTTGACCATATACGCTTTAAACTGACAGAAGATGATTTGCAACAAAGACCGGTTTTAAGGTTGTCCGAAGAAGTATTTGCTCAATTATATATCGATCAATTCACGGAAAAGCTAGCAGGCATAAGAGTCATGAATAAAGAAGTATTTGAGCTGTTAAAGCCCTATGAAGTATTTTATTGGGGGGAGATAGAAGAAATTGATCAAGCAGACGAAAATCAATGGAAAGCTATTGAGGAAGGGTTAGAACAGCAAATTTTCGACTTAACAAATGAAATTCGTGCAGCGTATGAATTAAACATATTATCATGGGATGATAAGGCAGCAGATGCAGCAAAAGCTCATAGCAATGATATGTTTGAGGAAAATTATTTTTCTCATTATAGTTTGAATGGGGATGGGTTGAAACAACGCTTATTAGCTGCCAACGCCTATTATTTATCTGCCGGAGAGAATATAGCTGCCCATTACATTGATGCTCCAGCTGTAATTCATGGATGGCTTAATAGTGATGGACACCGAGAAGCATTGTTAAAAGAGGAATATACACATTTAGGAGTAGGTGTTTATCAATCCTTTTATACCCAAAATTTTATTCAAAAGTAA
- a CDS encoding YugN family protein — protein MKITNTEIEDVLIDLEPLDHAMAKANFIRADQWDYERVTYDYKIGSPEKNITYYIRVQGYAVEGDVDKGDAVIKLLTPLLGKHYYPHGIEYGENEEFPSSTVERATKLLQNAKENLKPFIK, from the coding sequence ATGAAAATTACAAACACAGAAATTGAAGATGTATTAATTGATTTAGAACCCTTAGATCACGCGATGGCAAAAGCTAATTTTATACGAGCAGATCAATGGGATTATGAGCGTGTTACATATGATTATAAGATAGGCTCTCCTGAGAAAAACATCACATATTACATAAGAGTACAAGGGTATGCAGTTGAGGGCGATGTTGATAAAGGTGATGCAGTAATCAAATTGTTAACGCCATTATTAGGGAAACATTACTATCCTCACGGCATTGAATACGGTGAGAATGAAGAATTTCCTTCATCTACAGTAGAGAGAGCAACAAAATTATTACAAAATGCTAAAGAAAACCTGAAACCGTTTATTAAGTAA